The DNA sequence ttcatctcgtgctcggcggtgaagggaaacatcgtgaggaaacctgcatgtgtctaatttcaacgaaattctgccacatgtgtattctgccaacccgcattggagcagcgtggtggaatatgctccaaaccttctcctcaaagggagaggaggcctttagcccagctgtgggaaaatttacaggctgctaataataataataaaaaaaagtatttccgaatattaattttgtttgcaaCACGTCACGTGTGAAGTGACGTCGTGAGGTAATCTGTATATGCCGGAATTcgtcttttaatatatagacaTGATTGTCATATTCCAAATTACGAACGTGAGAACATCAACGCTTCGTCTTCGTGAGATTCATGGAATATTCTACGTGTTCGTTCATACAATTTCCTCCTCTCATGTCGTTATGTGTGGTTAGTAAgtgaaaatcattaaaatctCAATGAAATTCAAGATTCAAGCATTCAAAGTcgaagataaatattaatctaaagaTAAGTATCAAAAATTCATACCAGTATGAAAAACCTAGACCTCGATTAGGTTCTAGGACTCCTAAGGCTATATAGGAGAAGGCTAGATGTTCGTTCAGACCGGACGTGGCCCAGTATATTCCAAACATCATCATCACCGTTAGACCGAGGACAGCTGTAATTACGTTCGTCCAAACACAACCTAGAGGATAATTATGTCAGTAATTATTATTGCGAGAGTTCAAGATACATGGTTTCGATTACTAGATGAGTTCAACCACAATTGCCTGGACATTTCAAAATGTAAATCTTAAGCTGAACATTTACTCAGTGGttgggctttttgcaagccccgactggtacccactcatcagatattctaccgcaaaacagcaatactaagtattattgtgttcaagTTTGGAAGGTAAATGAGTCATtgtaactataggtacaaggtaggatataaaattttaggtcCTGAGGTTAGTAGCGCATTGGTGGTGTATGAAATGGTTAGTATTTGTTATAGCCCCAAAGTCTATGAGCATTGATAAAcacttaataaaacaaaataaatatttttttttctatttttgaacTTTCATGACCCCACGTACCAATCACGTACGATTGAAGAGAATTCAGTCTTAGGACCAACGGCATCCCATGCtttcgaattttgaatttttatagttCCAATCCAGTGTTGGAGCCCAAAGTCTCAAGGTCTACAGCCACATAAGCGAGATACGGGATTAACAGGTATGGTTCATATAACTTCAATGATGAAATACATCAGGTTTATTTacgtacataattaattaaatataatgagggcagtaagatttatataaataaacttaccagGTAATCCAAATACAGGTTCTGTGGGATTTTTCATAGCGTTAAGTAGCGCCAGCCCAGCTGCTACCAGAGACAGTACGAGCTGCAGGAATAAAATTGCGAGCGTGCTCACGTATATGCCGAACGACATTACTGGTGGATCTTGTACTGGAAAATGGAAAAGTTcggaattttaaatttggaataagagTCATGATAGTCTGTTTTATTTCATGATATGACGCGGTCGAAGATCTTTTGGTACCATTGACCTAACTGCTGCACTAAACTAACTCAAGCTCCTTTTCGTCAAATAAACACCTACATATTTactactagctgaacctgcagcTTTACCCGCGAGAAATCTATAAAACTATCTATAGCGCACAAAGGGTCACTCCCCGTTTAAGCTCCGAGCTACTACAGCAAATGTCTTAACCAAATAGGTCTGTAACCCAGGAATCGATATAAAGAAAGCAGTCTAATAATCTTGTCAACGAAACagcttatacataattttatatatttttattaatatagattatcttACATGGGGCTGTTGTGTTGACTGTCGTTACTGAAACACAGGCTTGGTTAGGTCTATACCCTTGAGCCAAAGCGCGCACCTGGAATAGCAAAcacaataacatatattataatacatgaaGTATCTTTAGCTCTTACAGCAGCTATATGTACAACTAGTTGTTGACCacagctttgctcgcgttttagggctcGGTCGTTAcgtattaggcataaaaagttgGAGTTTAAGCTTGGGTCATACTAATTTTCACCAAATTCGGTTCtttggtttggccgtgaaagagcaacagacagagctactttcctAATTAAAATACTAGTATAGATTCCAAGAACACTAAAGTTAttaggaattattaaataaattatgttttcgtGAGATCTCAGCTTcaaatatttggtggtaggacgTTGAAGTAAGCCCGCCTGGGGATTGGTGAGTAGAGAGAGATGCCGGACCGAAGAAACACAACGATTCCGTGACACCGCCAAAGACATGTCAAATCCCCAGGGAAGTGTGTAAACGTGTtcttctaatatataaaaaaggatcgCCTGAGtgggaaaaatatataatgagattTTACCTACTGTGCAGACACCAAATAAATGCGTTAAAGGCAAACGAAAGATggtaaacttaaatataattatgtagatatttttgttgttaataaataacaaattatcttTACCTCTTCAACCCTCGCCTCTTTTTCTGTTTTGCAGCTCACTGCGCATGCGTTCATGTCCGGAATGCATGTcactgttaatatataatttaacatataacatatatatatttaacatttatgatATCACTTATTAGTGagtttacatttaaagtaaattcaGCCGCCGACTATGGTATACCTAACTGGCAGGCATTTTCTGCCGCTTTGAGAGCTGGTGCTTCTGTACAAATTGCATTTTTCGTTCACACTTGTTTCGTTGAGCTCAGTTGCCAATCAATGTCAGCTCGTTTGGCGTAGTATTACAATAGAAAGTATTATCGGCTTGGTGAACGAAAAGCTCAAAATTAATGGAAAAGGTGAAGGCTTAGAGCATATTTGACCGCGCTAAACCATTAGAATTGTAGGATACACATGTATTTTCATCCGATTTAGCGCGTTTTCTCGTGATATTTCCATCCACGAAAAACGGGATGAATTGtaaacccaaattaagcacataaatatatagaactTACTATGAAGATTATTGTATGAAGGTGTcgcaaatatatatagaacGAATTGACCACCGAAGAGTCCATAGTTGACACTGCTATCCTGATTTTGGTTGTCAGCATACGTAGTTGATACTATCTGAAACAAATCAGGGTATTTTCACATTGAATTTAAATGGATCGTTGTTCCGATgtctattttataaagtacatCATGAGCCTTTGGAAAGACATTGGAATAGTGGGCTCAATCTTTATTGGAATATAAGGATTTTCTGCCaagaaattcttatttataGCCCCTTTAAAAACCAATAATACTGATAGGCCGTACTCTTGACAGTGTGAGGGAGTGACGGAGTAGAGAAAAAACTTGTATTTGCGACCAAGATAGTACTTTAATATTTGGCGAGGTTAGCCTCTCTTGGTTATGAGGAaatcacattaaataaaactatacaacaGACATATATGGCATTTGTAATGGTGTGTGGATGTTGAGCCAACTCGCGTTTCTGATTTTATGTTTTGAAGTAACTTCCAATAATAgtctttagtatatttattacaagaccAAGATCTAATTCACGGTTATCAGTCAATATAAACTTAAAGAAGTTAAATCTGCGAACCGCAACTACTGATATGtgaatgataatgatgatgtcaTCCTAGCCGTTTTCGACCCCAGCCGCTCATCTCATGGGAAACCGACTAACTACAACATTTACAGCATgtgcagcctgtaaatattacattactgtgctaaggcctcccctcccgTTGAGGGGATtaggagcaaattccaccacgctgctccagtgcgggttggtggattcacatgtggcacaatttctttgaaattagacacatggaggtttcattaataagttttccttcaccgccgagcacgagatgaattataaacacaaattaagtacgtgaaaatttagtggtgtttgcctgggtttgaacccgcaatcatcggttaagatgtatattttctaaccactaggccatctcggcacttCCACTAGGCCACCTCGGCTGTTTTAACTAACTAGACAGGACATAATTTAGTGCATTAAAATGTGCCAAACACGGGTTCACTTCCTATTTCCAAACTAATAAGCCGTGGGACGACAAATTACACACAACCAGAAAAAGTTTATGCGCAGGACTAAGTGATTTCCAACATACTTCCAAGATCCAGATTCCAAGAATGTTACTGAGaatatttcaatagaaaaacccaatatgATTTTATTGCCCCGATATGGGGTTTAAACCCAAGATCTCTTCCTTTTATATAGTCACTAAACCAACTAGGCagtaggtataaatatataacataatatgctTAAACATTATCCGTAAGGTACTGTATCTTCTGgagttatatgtataatgctttaatttattttttcagttaggtattacaaaaaaaaatgctaattattttgtatagagAGGAGTATTGCAAAATTGCTTGTAGaaggctacttgaataaagtatattttgattttgattgagaGTTCCTCGagtgtttcgttttttttttaattgatcgtACAAGTACTTTCAttagtattaaaattcaaagataattttatcCAGGAAATTCTGGAAAAAGTCGGAATAATTTTACCGGTCTATCATTATGAATTATGATTAATGAGTACGATACGATAAATATTAGATGAAACGAACGCTTcctatagtattttaaaaactgGACAGTCTATAAAATGCTGtagaaagtgttttttttttttaatattttattattgaacttTTATTTAGTTAGAACATAGTGTAGTTTCTTATCTACAAAATACACTTTAATCATTTGTTGTAAGCATAAATAACGATATATGATATATCttcttatattattactgtTACATAGTATCTAGATCATAAATGCATATTAAAGATAACATATAAACgataatagattattaatttcTAACATACAGATATAAAGTTCCAGTTATGTAATTCGATTACAATTCAAAGTATTCATCagcatcattagcagcctgtaaattttcccactgctgggataaaggccccCTCTtctatttgaggagaaggtttggagcatattccaccaccctgctccaatgcgggttggcggaatactcatgtggcagaatttcgttgaaattagacacatgcaggtttcattacgatgtttttcttcaccgccgagcacgagatgaattgtaaacacgaattaagcacatgaaaattcagtggtgcctgcctgagtttgaacccgaaatcatcggctaagatgcacgcgttctagccactgggccatcacggctctattcaaagtattaaacaaaaaaaatattcaaacacgTAACGTGTACATAcggcttattatatataattatttaaacacacAGACAGCACACACCTgtcatactaaatattaaaaaaaatacaataacgcCAGTACTTTGCAATCTGTGCGAGCACCGCCAACTTAGTGCTGTTACGTATTTTACGcacgtgttatatattttacgtaaacgTTCATTCAAAAATGGGTTATACGCTAATTTCCCAAGGGAAGCACGCGCGTCTTTTGGATTTAAAGACTTCTCTAGGTAATCTCTAGCTCTAAGATTATAAACTTGTGTTAGGAATACaacaattagtaaaaagtagtaaaattgtctatgtctaaattgtctttgattaattatatataacctatTCCGATCGAAgtaagaataaagataaacaaaccttatatttacgaATTTCATGCAATtggctaataactcggctatattgtgcactactaagagtttatgattaaagtatctttatttataaaacactattacacttaactacttattaccactttaattttatttccaaaattctgataacagtttcgtcgatgttcaaaacgccattttttcgcaaatccatagtgaatatcgtagattaatcaaggtttcgaccaatgatatcacgtcaatttgctgtcaaatgttgtttattttgtgttacTCCTCTTACGGTTGGACTATAGTGTAGTAGGTATATAAGGGGAGTTAGTCTAACTATCCGAACGTCATTACAACAAGCTGtcagtttactttttttattaacttttggcGGCAGGCAGCGCTAACTACAGTCACGCATATCATTGTTGtacttgtttttgtaataaaattcgcAAAACAGAaattgataaaagtattttattattaattattattattttgttttgttaataatataatatttgactgTAGGCAAGAAGGTTATGTTAAAGTAAGAATGGAGGAgaataacttttattgttattatatgttgtataaCTTTATGTATGCTCATTAGGAAAAGATACAAAACATGTACATGTAAAGATTCCGAACAGGTGGcagcttaaaattaatatttgtatttaacaaacattcCACGCGGATCGAATCACGAGATTTGTAATGACCTTAATGTCAACAAATGTTATAAATCTggcgttaataaatattataaaggatttttatttacataagaattattaagtccataaatatatacaaatgtgaatttaaaatagttattgtataaatcttgacgGCGTGGtttggtggcaagaatgcctGTAACATTTCCCtattgaattgcaattccgatcctctggtcaaaaaacgaaccagccccctgtcaccagtggaggcaataacgCCTAGTGTTAAGGtaaggtccaagtgtttcaacagcaaatgggacaaaaacataatttggaataGAACAAATATGTACGATTGTTCGCTTCAGATTTTTCCGCGACAGCTCCGACTTAACACTGTTTCTCTTATATGAGACGGGGCTAGCGTGTTAACGCACATAGCGTTCCACAAACACtttaaaaatcatcaaataaaaaaaaaactgaagatttgtttaaatttaatttaatcatcattcattttaaacttatgttacgagactagccctagcctccaatacggtgctacgtcatagaatatcataattaataatatcattaataatgtcacattattattattacatattattacaattattattgtaattaattgatcaataatttgtacaactttagttgatattattttataacatttaatactggcatgtaacactatttcttattttaaaagtgattgagctgtcataaggaaaacaattggatgattggagcattgtaaaaaatatagagagagattgaaacatcatggtacaacataattttatttcgccatcccgaactactgaaataaCACTTATTAAAAGGAACGATTCAAATGTTCTAGTAGATATCTACTTGGATAAATTATATgttgatttgttttaataatagtt is a window from the Vanessa atalanta chromosome 23, ilVanAtal1.2, whole genome shotgun sequence genome containing:
- the LOC125073122 gene encoding uncharacterized protein LOC125073122, whose product is MAATRRGYIFGAFVSSVLCVILIIVSISSDSWIVSTTYADNQNQDSSVNYGLFGGQFVLYIFATPSYNNLHMTCIPDMNACAVSCKTEKEARVEEVRALAQGYRPNQACVSVTTVNTTAPLQDPPVMSFGIYVSTLAILFLQLVLSLVAAGLALLNAMKNPTEPVFGLPGCVWTNVITAVLGLTVMMMFGIYWATSGLNEHLAFSYIALGVLEPNRGLGFSYWLLIGSIICSIVNIELIQLRRYLLERDPPPPTIKVENHSDGTIFLY